The following proteins come from a genomic window of Pseudomonas cichorii:
- a CDS encoding ABC transporter permease: MDIDLLSNIFYAMIRCGTPLLLVALGELICEKSGVINLGQEGMMLFGAVIGFIIALSTGNLWLGVLLAMLAGMLLSALFAIVALVFNANQVATGLALTIFGVGLSSFVGAAWVGKPLHGFEPVAIPFLSDIPLIGRMLFAQDLLVYLSFALFALVAWALLKSRIGLIIQAVGENPDAASAMGLPVLRVRTLAVLFGGAMAGLAGAYLSLAYTPMWAENMSAGRGWIALALVVFASWRVWRLLLGAYLFGLASILHLVAQGIGLAIPSNLLAMLPYVATIIVLVLLSRDALRTKLYAPVSLGQPWQAGH, translated from the coding sequence ATGGATATCGACCTGCTGAGCAATATTTTCTACGCCATGATCCGCTGCGGCACGCCGCTGTTACTGGTGGCCCTGGGCGAATTGATCTGCGAAAAAAGCGGCGTCATCAATCTGGGGCAGGAAGGCATGATGCTGTTCGGCGCGGTGATTGGTTTCATCATCGCCCTGAGCACCGGCAACCTTTGGCTCGGCGTGCTGCTGGCTATGCTGGCGGGCATGCTGCTGTCGGCGTTGTTTGCCATTGTGGCTCTGGTATTCAATGCCAATCAGGTTGCCACGGGGCTGGCGCTGACCATTTTTGGCGTGGGCCTTTCGAGCTTTGTCGGCGCGGCCTGGGTGGGTAAACCGCTGCATGGTTTCGAGCCAGTGGCGATTCCTTTCCTCAGCGATATCCCTCTGATCGGCCGCATGCTGTTTGCCCAGGATCTGCTGGTGTATCTGTCCTTCGCGCTGTTTGCCTTGGTGGCCTGGGCACTGCTCAAAAGCCGTATCGGCCTGATCATCCAGGCCGTCGGCGAAAACCCCGATGCCGCCAGCGCCATGGGCTTGCCGGTCTTGCGGGTGCGAACTCTGGCCGTGCTGTTCGGCGGAGCAATGGCAGGGCTGGCCGGCGCTTATCTGTCGCTGGCCTACACACCGATGTGGGCCGAAAACATGAGCGCCGGCCGCGGCTGGATCGCACTGGCACTGGTGGTGTTCGCCAGTTGGCGAGTCTGGCGTCTGCTGCTGGGCGCCTACCTCTTCGGCCTCGCCAGCATCCTGCATCTGGTTGCACAAGGCATCGGCCTGGCGATCCCCTCCAACCTGCTGGCAATGCTGCCGTATGTCGCGACCATCATCGTGCTGGTGCTGCTGTCGCGTGATGCACTGAGGACCAAACTGTATGCGCCGGTTTCATTGGGGCAGCCTTGGCAGGCGGGGCATTGA
- a CDS encoding ABC transporter permease has translation MLLSLEPRGQQSRAMLWCSPLLAAALTLVCGSLLFIGLKLDPWVTLHTLLIAPVSDGYGVSELMVKTLPILLCALGLAVAYQARIWNIGAEGQLLLGALAGSAVAVNVIDMQSRWALVMILIAGTLAGATWAGVTAWLRTRFNANEILTSIMLNYIALNLLLFFVHGPLKDPAGMNFPESATFGDASRLPLLMEDGRAHVGVYFALLALVAVWVLLQRSFVGFQIKVLGLDKRAAGFVGFREKHLVWLALLISGALAGLAGVSEVTGPIGQLVPQVSPGYGYAAITVAFLGRLNPIGILFSSLLIALLYLGGEQAQMTLNLPLAITQLFQGMMLFFLLACDVLILYRPRLKLRWAKRQTAPVAGAA, from the coding sequence ATGCTGCTTTCCCTGGAACCGCGCGGCCAGCAATCGCGCGCCATGTTGTGGTGTTCGCCCTTGCTGGCTGCCGCCCTGACGCTTGTCTGCGGCTCGCTGCTGTTCATCGGCCTGAAGCTCGATCCGTGGGTGACGCTGCATACCCTGCTGATCGCGCCGGTCAGTGACGGGTATGGCGTGTCGGAACTGATGGTCAAGACCTTGCCGATCCTGCTCTGCGCCCTCGGGCTGGCGGTCGCCTATCAGGCCCGTATCTGGAACATCGGCGCAGAAGGCCAATTGCTGCTGGGCGCACTGGCCGGCAGCGCAGTGGCAGTCAACGTGATCGATATGCAAAGCCGCTGGGCGCTGGTGATGATTCTGATCGCCGGCACGCTGGCTGGCGCTACATGGGCTGGCGTGACGGCCTGGCTGCGCACCCGCTTCAATGCCAATGAAATTCTCACCAGCATCATGCTCAACTACATCGCCCTGAACCTGCTTCTGTTCTTTGTTCACGGGCCACTCAAGGACCCGGCGGGCATGAACTTCCCGGAGTCGGCCACCTTTGGGGATGCCAGCCGCTTGCCGCTGCTGATGGAGGATGGCCGCGCCCATGTCGGTGTGTATTTTGCCCTGCTGGCGCTGGTGGCGGTCTGGGTCCTGCTGCAGCGCAGCTTTGTCGGCTTCCAGATAAAAGTGCTCGGACTGGACAAACGGGCGGCGGGATTCGTGGGCTTTCGCGAAAAACATCTGGTCTGGCTGGCCCTGTTGATCAGTGGCGCACTGGCTGGCCTGGCGGGCGTCAGTGAAGTGACTGGCCCCATCGGCCAACTGGTTCCGCAGGTATCGCCCGGTTATGGCTATGCCGCAATCACAGTGGCCTTTCTCGGACGCCTGAACCCCATCGGCATTCTGTTTTCCAGCCTGCTGATTGCCCTGCTGTACCTGGGCGGAGAGCAAGCTCAAATGACCCTCAACCTGCCACTGGCCATTACGCAACTGTTCCAGGGGATGATGCTGTTCTTCCTGCTGGCCTGTGATGTGCTGATCCTTTATCGCCCGCGCCTGAAACTGCGCTGGGCCAAACGCCAGACGGCGCCTGTCGCGGGAGCCGCATGA
- a CDS encoding BRCT domain-containing protein encodes MVDLHQEFQNSRFFNAARMDQRSVDALIGISAGLCADGKINQMEALFLKEWIEANLAHLDDPVVNILYRRLENMLSDGILDEDESQELFSLLKQFGGGQKTSSVKFSTPSTLPLNNPLPAFNWENNVFMFTGTMAYGPRKHCEALVVERGGLIGGTLSKKINFLVIGSIGNDQWLHSSYGLKIKKAVELRETGVPIAIVSEEHWQQALFG; translated from the coding sequence ATGGTCGACTTGCATCAGGAGTTTCAGAACAGTCGCTTTTTTAACGCAGCCCGGATGGATCAACGATCTGTAGATGCCTTGATCGGCATCAGCGCTGGGTTGTGTGCTGATGGCAAGATCAATCAGATGGAGGCGCTTTTTCTCAAGGAGTGGATTGAGGCCAATCTCGCTCACCTTGACGATCCAGTGGTTAACATTCTTTATCGTCGACTGGAAAATATGTTGAGCGATGGAATTCTTGATGAGGACGAGTCCCAGGAACTCTTTAGTCTGCTTAAACAATTTGGCGGTGGGCAAAAGACCTCGTCGGTGAAGTTTTCGACGCCGAGCACTTTGCCGCTCAACAATCCACTTCCTGCTTTCAATTGGGAAAATAACGTTTTCATGTTTACCGGCACGATGGCGTACGGTCCAAGGAAACACTGCGAGGCACTGGTCGTTGAGCGCGGTGGCCTGATTGGAGGCACTCTCAGCAAGAAGATTAACTTTCTTGTCATTGGCAGCATTGGCAATGACCAATGGCTTCATAGCAGTTACGGGCTCAAGATCAAGAAAGCTGTAGAGCTCCGAGAGACAGGTGTACCTATTGCCATTGTCAGTGAAGAGCATTGGCAGCAGGCTTTGTTTGGATAA
- a CDS encoding SDR family oxidoreductase, whose product MNATKTALIIGASRGLGLGLVQRLSEQGWNVIATVRDPQKVDSLKDIPGVRIETLDIDEVASLEVLVQKLKGEVFDVLFVNAGVIGPKHQSAAQSTAAELGQLFLTNAVAPIRLAERLVDQIRPQTGVLAFMSSVLGSVACPDGGEIALYKASKAALNSMTNSFVSKLGENRPTVLSLHPGWVKTEMGGESAEIDVLTSTTGLVKQLNDYAGKGGHYFINYKGETIVW is encoded by the coding sequence ATGAACGCTACCAAAACCGCTCTGATCATCGGTGCATCCCGTGGCCTGGGACTCGGGTTGGTCCAGCGCCTGAGCGAACAAGGCTGGAATGTGATCGCCACCGTTCGTGATCCGCAGAAGGTCGATAGCCTCAAGGACATCCCCGGGGTTCGCATCGAGACACTGGATATCGATGAAGTCGCGTCACTGGAAGTGCTGGTCCAGAAGCTCAAGGGCGAAGTGTTCGATGTGCTGTTCGTCAATGCTGGCGTGATCGGGCCCAAGCATCAAAGCGCAGCCCAATCCACCGCCGCCGAACTGGGACAACTGTTCCTGACCAACGCCGTTGCACCGATTCGTCTGGCAGAACGTCTGGTCGACCAGATTCGTCCGCAGACCGGCGTCCTGGCCTTCATGAGTTCGGTGCTCGGCAGCGTCGCCTGCCCGGACGGAGGCGAAATCGCCCTCTACAAGGCGAGCAAGGCGGCACTCAACTCCATGACCAACTCCTTCGTCAGCAAACTGGGCGAAAACCGCCCCACCGTCCTCTCCCTGCATCCGGGCTGGGTGAAAACCGAAATGGGCGGCGAAAGCGCCGAAATCGACGTCCTGACCAGCACCACCGGCCTGGTCAAGCAACTCAATGACTACGCCGGCAAGGGCGGGCATTACTTCATCAACTACAAGGGCGAGACGATTGTCTGGTAA
- a CDS encoding MerR family transcriptional regulator — MRIGELAHATAVSRDTLRFYEQRGLISAQRTGNGYRHYPVETVQLVQFIKVAQRLGFSLNEIGNNVAELWKAPAPDIAIAQLLGEKLTLIDKRIAELGELRSELQERLRQSCPLSP, encoded by the coding sequence ATGCGCATTGGTGAACTGGCTCACGCCACCGCCGTCAGTCGCGACACGCTGCGCTTTTACGAGCAGCGCGGCCTGATTTCCGCACAGCGCACCGGCAACGGCTATCGTCATTACCCTGTGGAGACAGTGCAACTGGTGCAATTCATCAAAGTTGCGCAGCGCTTGGGATTCAGCCTGAACGAAATAGGCAATAACGTGGCCGAACTGTGGAAGGCCCCCGCGCCGGATATCGCGATTGCTCAACTGCTTGGGGAGAAGCTGACGCTGATCGACAAGCGTATTGCGGAACTGGGCGAGCTGCGCAGCGAGCTGCAAGAGCGCCTGCGCCAAAGCTGCCCGCTGAGCCCCTGA
- a CDS encoding ABC transporter ATP-binding protein, with protein sequence MPNHAPPPRLQLRHITKQYPGCLANDAIDLSIQPGEIHALLGENGAGKSTLMKIIYGVTQPDSGSIIWQGETLSMRNPAQARGLGIGMVFQHFSLFETLTVAQNIALAMGRSAGTPKQLEPRIREVSQRYGMALEPQRLVHSLSIGERQKVEIIRCLMQDIRLLILDEPTSVLTPQEADELFVTLRRLAGEGCSILFISHKLGEVRALCHSATVLRGGKVSGHCIPAQCTDLELARLMVGDAQGLTAQYQKARGSAPFLRVEKLSWHNPDPFGCSLQDLYLEVRSGEIVGIAGVAGNGQDELLALLSGEHTLTSTQAATICFADDKVGNLRPDARRKLGLAFVPAERLGHGAVPELSLTDNALLTAFQQGLVSNGLIQRSKVRALADEIIRRFAVKTPDAQTAARSLSGGNLQKFILGREILQNPKLLVAAHPTWGVDVGAAAAIHRALIALRDAGAAILVISEDLDELFQISDRLAALSSGKLSQLVPTGQTDAVQIGGWMAGQFDHSHPQAVALG encoded by the coding sequence ATGCCAAACCACGCGCCGCCCCCGCGCCTGCAACTGCGCCATATCACCAAGCAATACCCCGGCTGTCTGGCCAACGATGCTATCGACCTGAGTATCCAGCCCGGCGAAATCCACGCCTTGCTGGGTGAAAACGGTGCTGGCAAAAGCACGCTGATGAAGATTATCTACGGCGTGACCCAGCCGGATTCAGGCTCGATCATCTGGCAGGGCGAGACGCTGAGCATGCGCAACCCGGCGCAGGCCAGAGGCCTGGGGATCGGCATGGTGTTTCAGCATTTCTCCCTGTTCGAAACCCTGACCGTCGCGCAGAACATTGCCTTGGCCATGGGCCGCTCGGCAGGCACGCCCAAGCAACTGGAGCCGCGCATTCGCGAGGTGTCGCAACGCTACGGCATGGCGCTTGAGCCACAACGACTTGTCCACAGCCTGTCCATTGGTGAACGCCAGAAAGTCGAAATCATCCGCTGCCTGATGCAGGACATCCGCCTGCTGATTCTGGACGAGCCCACTTCGGTGCTCACACCTCAAGAAGCCGATGAACTTTTTGTCACCCTGCGGCGACTGGCCGGGGAAGGCTGCAGCATTCTCTTCATCAGCCACAAACTGGGCGAAGTGCGAGCCTTGTGCCACAGCGCAACGGTGCTGCGTGGCGGCAAGGTTTCCGGGCACTGCATTCCTGCGCAATGCACCGATCTGGAACTCGCGCGCCTGATGGTCGGCGATGCCCAAGGGCTGACCGCGCAATACCAGAAGGCGCGTGGATCTGCGCCTTTCCTGCGGGTCGAAAAGCTCTCCTGGCATAACCCCGATCCCTTCGGCTGTTCGCTGCAGGACCTGTACCTTGAAGTGCGCAGCGGCGAAATCGTAGGGATTGCCGGCGTCGCGGGCAACGGCCAGGACGAACTGCTTGCCTTGCTCAGCGGTGAGCACACACTGACCAGCACACAGGCCGCGACTATCTGCTTTGCCGATGACAAGGTCGGCAACCTGCGCCCGGATGCCCGTCGCAAACTCGGCCTGGCCTTTGTGCCCGCCGAACGCCTGGGCCATGGCGCGGTGCCGGAACTGAGCCTGACCGACAACGCCCTGCTGACGGCCTTTCAACAAGGTCTGGTCAGCAACGGGCTGATCCAGCGCAGCAAGGTGCGGGCGCTGGCCGACGAAATCATTCGTCGCTTTGCGGTCAAGACACCCGATGCCCAGACTGCTGCGCGCAGCCTGTCGGGCGGCAATCTGCAGAAATTCATTCTGGGCCGCGAGATTCTGCAAAACCCGAAACTGCTGGTGGCCGCTCACCCGACATGGGGCGTCGATGTCGGCGCAGCGGCGGCAATTCATCGTGCCCTGATCGCCCTTCGTGATGCAGGTGCCGCGATTCTGGTGATTTCAGAAGACCTGGACGAACTGTTCCAGATCAGCGACCGACTCGCGGCCCTGAGCAGCGGCAAGCTTTCGCAACTGGTCCCCACCGGACAGACCGACGCCGTGCAGATCGGCGGCTGGATGGCGGGACAGTTCGATCATTCTCACCCCCAAGCCGTCGCGCTGGGTTAA